From the genome of Haloterrigena sp. KLK7, one region includes:
- a CDS encoding methyltransferase domain-containing protein: MTDDSASETDANGDGTASADGTADADADVDADDRVPVLLVKGDREYLIRPGGEQGTDLGVLEVPEDVQPGDTVETHLGEAFRVRRLRGPDLFHQFERTGAPMVPRDVGLVIGETGVSRGDRVLDTGTGTGVLAASMARAGAEVVTYERDPEFADVARENMKLGGVDDSVDVRTGDLTDEIDALEPSSFDVLTLDTGDAAAVVEHAPDLLVDGGFIAVYSPFIESTREVVAAAREVDLSNVRTRETIQREMQFDDRGSRPSTAPVGHTGYLTIARNV, translated from the coding sequence GTGACCGACGATAGCGCTTCCGAGACCGACGCGAACGGAGACGGAACCGCGAGCGCCGACGGGACTGCGGACGCGGATGCAGATGTGGACGCGGACGACCGCGTCCCCGTCCTGCTCGTCAAGGGCGACCGCGAGTACCTGATCCGACCCGGCGGCGAGCAGGGAACGGATCTGGGCGTGCTCGAGGTCCCCGAGGACGTCCAGCCGGGCGACACCGTCGAGACGCATCTCGGCGAGGCGTTTCGGGTGCGCCGGCTTCGCGGCCCGGACCTGTTTCACCAGTTCGAGCGGACGGGGGCGCCGATGGTCCCCCGCGACGTCGGACTGGTGATCGGCGAGACCGGCGTCTCGCGGGGCGACCGCGTGCTCGACACCGGCACCGGAACGGGCGTGCTCGCGGCCTCGATGGCCCGCGCGGGCGCCGAGGTGGTGACCTACGAACGCGATCCGGAGTTCGCGGACGTCGCCCGAGAGAACATGAAACTCGGCGGCGTCGACGACAGCGTCGACGTCCGGACCGGCGATCTGACCGACGAGATCGACGCGCTCGAGCCCTCGTCGTTCGACGTGCTGACCCTCGATACGGGCGACGCGGCGGCCGTCGTCGAGCACGCGCCCGATCTGCTGGTCGACGGCGGCTTCATCGCGGTCTACAGCCCGTTCATCGAGTCGACCCGCGAGGTCGTCGCGGCGGCCCGCGAGGTCGACCTGTCGAACGTCCGCACGCGCGAGACGATCCAGCGGGAGATGCAGTTCGACGACCGCGGCTCGCGGCCGTCGACCGCGCCGGTGGGTCACACGGGCTACCTGACGATCGCCCGAAACGTCTGA
- a CDS encoding nascent polypeptide-associated complex protein has protein sequence MFGGGGGGLNPRKMEQMMQQMGIDVEDIDAEEVIIRTDEYDLVFNNAEVTKMDARGEETYQIIGSPEQVESGAAGASAGADADAGDAIPDEDVELVATRAGVSEDDARDALEAVDGDLAAAVERLE, from the coding sequence ATGTTTGGAGGAGGCGGCGGCGGTCTGAATCCGCGCAAGATGGAACAGATGATGCAACAGATGGGGATCGACGTCGAGGATATCGACGCCGAGGAGGTCATCATCCGCACCGACGAGTACGACCTCGTCTTCAACAATGCCGAGGTCACCAAGATGGACGCCCGCGGCGAGGAGACCTACCAGATCATCGGCTCGCCCGAACAGGTCGAGTCCGGTGCCGCCGGCGCCAGCGCCGGCGCCGACGCGGACGCCGGGGACGCGATCCCCGACGAGGACGTCGAACTCGTCGCCACCCGCGCCGGCGTGAGCGAGGACGACGCCCGCGACGCGCTCGAGGCGGTCGACGGCGATCTCGCCGCGGCGGTCGAGCGTCTCGAGTGA
- a CDS encoding PUA domain-containing protein, whose translation MSDPADGHGQAGLPELRTIADYQFGAGAGAALFPSAESLAIKRTSSGRPQQVHADDGRLVSFGTDGRFTLGLEGGRRLHAALEHPAYRVVVDDESEPFVRDEKNVFTKFVLEAGPEIRPGDEVLVVHERGELIAVGTAELAADAIADFETGMAVNVREGAPAEN comes from the coding sequence ATGAGCGATCCAGCCGACGGGCACGGACAGGCGGGACTGCCGGAACTGCGGACCATCGCGGACTACCAGTTCGGAGCGGGCGCGGGCGCGGCCCTCTTTCCGTCCGCGGAGTCACTGGCGATCAAGCGCACCTCCTCGGGTCGGCCCCAGCAGGTCCACGCCGACGACGGTCGGCTCGTCTCCTTCGGGACCGACGGTCGATTCACCCTCGGCCTCGAGGGCGGTCGTCGGCTCCACGCGGCCCTCGAGCACCCGGCCTATCGCGTCGTCGTCGACGACGAGAGCGAACCGTTCGTCCGCGACGAGAAGAACGTCTTCACGAAGTTCGTCCTCGAGGCGGGCCCCGAAATCCGGCCGGGCGACGAGGTGCTGGTGGTCCACGAGCGCGGCGAGTTGATCGCGGTCGGGACGGCGGAACTGGCTGCCGACGCCATCGCGGACTTCGAGACCGGGATGGCGGTGAACGTGCGCGAGGGCGCGCCAGCGGAGAACTAA
- a CDS encoding NYN domain-containing protein, whose protein sequence is MTEIHPGQRVAVLVDAQNLYHTAQSLHSRNIDYSALLDKAVQDRQLTRAIAYVIRADSPEEESFFEALIDIGFEPKIKDIKTFSDGTKKADWDVGMSLDAVTLANHVDTIVLCTGDGDFSRLCSHLRHEGVRVEVMAFESSTAEELIAAADSFVDLGERHETFLL, encoded by the coding sequence ATGACCGAAATTCATCCCGGCCAGCGCGTCGCCGTTCTCGTCGACGCCCAGAACCTCTATCACACCGCACAGAGTCTCCACAGCCGGAATATCGACTACTCCGCGCTGCTCGACAAGGCCGTCCAGGACCGCCAGCTCACTCGCGCGATCGCCTACGTCATCCGCGCGGACTCCCCCGAGGAGGAGAGCTTCTTCGAGGCGCTGATCGACATCGGCTTCGAGCCGAAGATCAAGGACATCAAGACGTTCTCGGACGGGACGAAGAAGGCCGACTGGGACGTCGGGATGAGCTTAGACGCGGTGACGCTGGCCAACCACGTCGATACGATCGTGCTCTGTACCGGCGACGGCGACTTCTCGCGGCTCTGCTCGCATCTGCGCCACGAGGGCGTCCGCGTCGAGGTGATGGCGTTCGAATCCTCAACAGCCGAGGAACTCATCGCGGCGGCCGATTCCTTCGTCGACCTGGGCGAACGCCACGAGACGTTCCTCCTCTGA
- a CDS encoding M48 family metalloprotease: MEWPTDWGLRVRMLVTMVLLVAVYLAVGAISTTVIVSYTNGAGIVVYGLLALGFAGVHYWYATRLLPRGLGATAVGPDEHPDLYATVERLARQADLPAPTIAVVDAAVPNAFVTGYSRRSATITVTSGLLETLEGEQREAVIAHELAHVKNRDAIAMTLASFLPTIALMILVASGLALGGRDGGHDVPSGVVVLAPVSIVAWLVGSVFVRLFARHREVAADSGAVAITGDPSALAAALRSLSDELERVPDEDLRGVAELNAFFVVPVKSGFVGRFVSTHPSVDRRIERLQRLERQLE; this comes from the coding sequence ATGGAGTGGCCGACGGACTGGGGACTGCGAGTCCGTATGCTCGTGACGATGGTCCTGCTGGTGGCGGTGTATCTGGCCGTCGGGGCCATCAGTACTACCGTGATCGTCAGCTACACCAACGGCGCCGGTATCGTCGTCTACGGGCTCCTCGCGCTCGGCTTCGCCGGCGTCCACTACTGGTACGCTACGCGGCTTCTCCCGCGGGGTCTGGGCGCGACCGCGGTCGGTCCTGACGAGCATCCCGACCTCTACGCGACGGTCGAGCGGCTCGCCCGGCAGGCAGACCTCCCGGCTCCGACGATCGCCGTCGTCGACGCCGCGGTACCCAACGCCTTCGTCACCGGCTACAGCCGCCGGAGCGCCACGATCACGGTGACCAGCGGCCTGCTCGAGACGCTCGAGGGCGAACAGCGCGAGGCCGTCATCGCGCACGAACTGGCCCACGTCAAGAATCGGGACGCGATCGCGATGACCCTCGCCTCGTTTCTCCCGACGATCGCGCTCATGATTCTCGTGGCGAGCGGTCTGGCCCTCGGCGGTCGTGACGGTGGCCACGACGTTCCGAGCGGTGTCGTCGTACTCGCCCCCGTTTCGATCGTCGCCTGGCTCGTCGGCTCCGTTTTCGTTCGCCTCTTCGCTCGCCACCGCGAGGTCGCCGCCGACAGCGGTGCGGTCGCGATCACCGGCGACCCGTCGGCGTTGGCCGCCGCGCTGCGATCGCTCTCGGACGAACTCGAGCGCGTTCCCGACGAGGACCTGCGCGGTGTCGCCGAACTGAACGCCTTCTTCGTCGTCCCCGTGAAGTCGGGCTTCGTCGGCCGGTTCGTCTCGACCCATCCGTCGGTCGACCGGCGAATCGAGCGGTTGCAACGCCTCGAGCGCCAACTGGAGTGA
- a CDS encoding M48 family metalloprotease, whose protein sequence is MTDFGLKLRMVVVGTILFAFYVGAATFLALLFGVSPLLILPAGIVILPAIQYKLGKWMALRGAEEMPEEGQYREVHRMTESLSRDMGVDKPKLMVMSMGVPNAFAVGRKGAGVVCVSTELMQILERDELEGVIAHEIAHIKNRDVITMVIGQSIGMMVGYVAYFAVLMGGERNIGTWILAMVASSLANMLVMIFVLAISRYREYVADEDARQYIGTGEPLARALEKISSGAQGRESQLDDSMSALCIMNTDRGLMEKLFASHPPTEKRIEKLRS, encoded by the coding sequence ATGACGGATTTCGGACTGAAACTTCGGATGGTCGTCGTCGGCACCATCCTGTTCGCCTTCTACGTCGGTGCAGCGACGTTTTTGGCCCTGCTATTCGGTGTTAGCCCGCTTCTGATACTTCCCGCCGGGATCGTCATTCTCCCCGCGATCCAGTACAAACTCGGCAAGTGGATGGCGCTCAGAGGCGCCGAGGAGATGCCCGAGGAGGGCCAGTACCGCGAGGTCCATCGGATGACCGAATCGCTCTCCCGCGATATGGGCGTCGACAAGCCCAAGCTGATGGTGATGAGCATGGGCGTCCCCAACGCCTTCGCCGTCGGCCGCAAGGGCGCCGGCGTCGTCTGCGTCTCGACGGAACTCATGCAGATCCTCGAGCGCGACGAACTCGAGGGCGTCATCGCCCACGAGATCGCCCACATCAAGAACCGCGACGTCATCACGATGGTCATCGGCCAGTCCATCGGGATGATGGTCGGCTACGTCGCCTACTTCGCGGTCCTGATGGGCGGTGAACGCAACATCGGCACCTGGATCCTCGCGATGGTCGCCTCCTCGCTGGCGAACATGCTCGTGATGATCTTCGTGCTGGCCATCTCGCGGTACCGCGAGTACGTCGCCGACGAGGACGCCCGCCAGTACATCGGCACCGGCGAACCGCTGGCGCGCGCCCTCGAGAAGATCTCGAGCGGCGCACAGGGCCGTGAGTCGCAGTTGGACGACAGCATGAGCGCGCTCTGTATCATGAACACCGACCGCGGCCTCATGGAGAAGCTGTTCGCGAGCCACCCGCCGACGGAGAAGCGCATCGAGAAGCTCCGAAGCTAA
- the dapA gene encoding 4-hydroxy-tetrahydrodipicolinate synthase, producing MTALDLSGVFPAMCTPFDSDERIDFETLQTDAQRLEAAGVDGLVPVGSTGESATLTHDEHVQVVEAVIEAVDDVPVIAGTGSNNTREALELSERAADAGADGLLLISPYYNKPEQRGLVEHYRTIADAVDLPQIVYNVPSRTGQNIEPDTAVELASHENIAGYKAASGDLGQIGEIAERTTDEEFAVLSGDDALTLPTISVGGTGTISVAANIEPERTCAMVGAALDGDYERAQRLHHELGPLFRELFVETNPIPVKEAMQIRGYGPARMRSPLTRLSEEYREDLEAVLADLEDESWTAGTTDASDDGTAVEGDR from the coding sequence ATGACAGCACTCGACCTTTCGGGCGTCTTCCCGGCCATGTGTACGCCCTTCGACAGCGACGAACGGATCGACTTCGAAACGCTCCAGACCGACGCGCAGCGACTCGAGGCCGCGGGCGTCGACGGGCTCGTCCCCGTCGGCTCGACCGGCGAGTCGGCGACGCTGACCCACGACGAACACGTCCAGGTCGTCGAAGCGGTCATCGAGGCCGTCGACGACGTCCCCGTCATCGCGGGCACGGGCTCGAACAACACCCGCGAGGCGCTCGAGCTCTCCGAACGCGCGGCCGACGCGGGCGCTGACGGACTCCTGCTCATCTCGCCGTACTACAACAAGCCCGAACAGCGCGGGCTCGTCGAACACTATCGGACGATCGCCGACGCGGTCGACCTCCCGCAGATCGTCTACAACGTCCCCTCGCGGACGGGCCAGAACATCGAGCCCGACACCGCCGTCGAACTCGCGAGCCACGAGAACATCGCGGGCTACAAGGCCGCCAGCGGCGACCTCGGCCAGATCGGCGAAATCGCCGAGCGAACGACCGACGAGGAGTTCGCGGTGCTTTCGGGCGACGACGCGCTCACGCTGCCGACGATCTCCGTCGGCGGTACCGGAACGATCAGCGTCGCCGCGAACATCGAACCCGAACGCACGTGCGCGATGGTCGGCGCGGCCCTCGACGGCGACTACGAGCGCGCGCAGCGACTCCACCACGAACTCGGGCCGCTGTTCCGCGAACTGTTCGTCGAGACCAACCCGATTCCGGTCAAGGAAGCGATGCAGATCCGCGGCTACGGCCCCGCTCGCATGCGCTCGCCGCTGACCCGCCTCTCCGAGGAGTACCGCGAGGACCTCGAGGCCGTCCTCGCGGATCTCGAGGACGAGTCGTGGACCGCCGGCACCACCGACGCGAGCGACGACGGAACCGCAGTGGAGGGCGATCGATGA
- the dapB gene encoding 4-hydroxy-tetrahydrodipicolinate reductase, with product MTVRIGVTGATGRMGREVIAAVVGRDDCEVVFAVNRDPDGETVDGVEIEPADEFDSLVVDREPTAVIDFTGPESAVDYAAACADAGVAFVTGTTGFDDDQREALEDAGEDVAVLHAPNFARGVQALVNVVGEAVQNLPGYDVELVETHHNGKRDAPSGTANRLLEEIEANGEFSERTHGREGEAPREEGEIGVHALRAGDVTGEHELVLAGNHEEVRLTHRAEDRGVFAAGAVDAAVWIAGQKAGQYDFADVISE from the coding sequence ATGACGGTCCGGATCGGCGTCACCGGCGCGACCGGTCGAATGGGCCGGGAAGTGATCGCCGCCGTTGTCGGCCGCGACGACTGCGAGGTCGTCTTCGCGGTCAACCGCGACCCCGACGGCGAGACCGTCGACGGCGTCGAGATCGAGCCGGCCGACGAGTTCGACTCGCTGGTCGTCGACCGCGAGCCCACCGCCGTCATCGACTTCACCGGCCCCGAGTCGGCCGTCGACTACGCCGCGGCCTGCGCTGACGCCGGCGTCGCCTTCGTCACGGGAACCACCGGGTTCGACGACGACCAGCGCGAGGCGCTCGAGGACGCCGGCGAGGATGTCGCGGTCCTCCACGCGCCGAACTTCGCCCGCGGCGTACAGGCGCTGGTGAACGTCGTCGGCGAAGCGGTGCAGAACCTGCCGGGCTACGACGTCGAACTCGTCGAGACCCACCACAACGGGAAGCGCGACGCGCCCAGCGGGACCGCGAACCGACTGCTCGAGGAGATCGAGGCCAACGGGGAGTTCTCCGAGCGCACGCACGGACGCGAGGGCGAGGCCCCCCGCGAGGAGGGCGAGATCGGCGTCCACGCGCTTCGCGCGGGCGACGTCACCGGCGAACACGAGCTCGTCCTCGCGGGCAACCACGAGGAGGTCCGACTCACGCACCGCGCGGAGGACCGGGGCGTCTTCGCCGCCGGCGCGGTCGACGCGGCGGTCTGGATCGCTGGACAGAAGGCGGGTCAATACGACTTCGCGGACGTGATCAGCGAATGA
- a CDS encoding 2,3,4,5-tetrahydropyridine-2,6-dicarboxylate N-succinyltransferase gives MSALETEISELWTRYQNGDVDAETAGEDEYATLEAFLEALEDGEVRAAEKRGDSWEANEWVKQGILLNFGLREIQQYEHGATTYNDVLPLADSSEYGDRGSRNTPDGTVVRQGAHIGSDCIMMSPSFVNIGAHVGDGTLVDSCDTVGSCAQIGENVKLGANTLIGGVLEPVENAPVIVEDNVSLGAGCRVTSGFVVGENSVVGENTLLTPRIPVYDLVEEEVVYGELPADRRAFTRFVESSISDHDLFDGGAYKPAVVATDLETETLEATEREDALRE, from the coding sequence ATGAGCGCACTCGAAACCGAGATTTCGGAGCTGTGGACGCGATATCAGAACGGCGACGTCGACGCCGAGACGGCCGGCGAGGACGAGTACGCGACCCTCGAGGCCTTCCTCGAGGCCCTCGAGGACGGCGAGGTCCGCGCCGCCGAGAAGCGGGGCGACTCGTGGGAGGCCAACGAGTGGGTCAAGCAGGGCATCCTGCTGAACTTCGGCCTCCGGGAGATCCAGCAGTACGAACACGGGGCCACGACGTACAACGACGTCCTGCCGCTGGCCGACTCGAGCGAGTACGGCGACCGCGGGAGCCGCAACACGCCCGACGGCACCGTCGTCCGACAGGGCGCTCACATCGGCTCGGACTGCATCATGATGAGCCCGTCGTTCGTCAACATCGGTGCCCACGTCGGCGACGGTACGCTCGTCGACTCCTGTGACACCGTCGGCTCCTGCGCCCAGATCGGGGAAAACGTCAAGCTCGGCGCCAACACCCTCATCGGGGGGGTTCTGGAGCCCGTCGAGAACGCGCCGGTCATCGTCGAGGACAACGTCTCCCTGGGCGCCGGCTGTCGCGTCACCAGCGGCTTCGTCGTCGGCGAGAACAGCGTCGTCGGGGAGAACACCCTGCTGACGCCGCGCATCCCCGTCTACGACCTCGTCGAGGAGGAGGTCGTCTACGGCGAACTGCCCGCCGACCGCCGCGCGTTCACGCGCTTCGTCGAGTCCTCGATCAGCGACCACGACCTCTTCGACGGCGGCGCCTACAAGCCCGCCGTGGTGGCGACCGATCTCGAGACGGAGACGCTCGAGGCCACCGAGCGCGAGGACGCGCTTCGGGAATAA
- the lysA gene encoding diaminopimelate decarboxylase, whose translation MSTLADSPAVRRLADWDVTRLESLVGDYGSPLYVLDVERVRENYRRLAAAFPDAEIMYAVKANALGDVLEALHEEGAGLECASAGEVKRALAATESSDRSDASGADVHYTAVNPPARDLDWVVDAWEEYPDLTITVGAADTIDRLEERGYDGRLCLRVNPGIDAGHHEKVKTGAAAKFGVPIERAVDVLADAADRGFDVVGIHAHVGSGVSSDQLDDHRQFVARMGELAREVSEALDGDLEFVDVGGGFGVPYREDEAPLDLEAVAEATREALGDVDARLTIEPGRYFVADAGVLLTAVNTVKEARDTLAVGVDAGMTTLLRPAMYDAYHPIRNLTADIDVDSSDEPVESADTGRETVPQTIAGPICESGDVFCTDRQLVASERGDVLAIGNAGAYGYEMASQYNSRPRPASVVVDGDDVRLARRRETFDDVTRLETNRSRPADADREAHNDDDRDTR comes from the coding sequence ATGAGTACCCTCGCGGATTCGCCGGCCGTCCGCCGGCTCGCCGACTGGGACGTGACTCGCCTCGAGTCGCTGGTCGGCGACTACGGCTCGCCGCTGTACGTGCTCGACGTAGAGCGCGTGCGCGAGAACTATCGTCGCCTCGCGGCGGCGTTTCCCGACGCCGAGATCATGTACGCCGTGAAGGCCAACGCCCTCGGAGACGTCCTCGAGGCGCTCCACGAGGAGGGAGCGGGCCTCGAGTGTGCCTCGGCCGGAGAAGTCAAGCGCGCGCTCGCGGCCACCGAGTCGAGCGATAGGAGCGACGCATCCGGCGCTGACGTCCACTACACCGCGGTCAACCCGCCCGCGCGGGATCTGGACTGGGTCGTCGACGCCTGGGAGGAGTACCCCGACCTGACGATCACCGTCGGCGCCGCGGACACGATCGACCGCCTCGAGGAACGGGGCTACGACGGCCGGCTCTGCCTCCGCGTGAACCCCGGTATCGACGCCGGCCACCACGAGAAGGTCAAGACCGGCGCCGCCGCCAAGTTCGGCGTGCCGATCGAGCGCGCCGTCGACGTGCTCGCCGACGCCGCCGATCGGGGCTTCGACGTCGTCGGGATCCACGCCCACGTGGGGTCGGGCGTCTCGAGCGACCAACTGGACGACCACCGGCAGTTCGTCGCGCGGATGGGTGAGCTCGCGCGTGAGGTGAGCGAGGCCCTGGACGGCGACCTCGAGTTCGTCGACGTCGGCGGCGGCTTCGGCGTCCCCTACCGCGAGGACGAGGCGCCGCTCGATCTCGAGGCGGTCGCCGAGGCGACACGCGAGGCGCTCGGCGACGTCGACGCGCGGCTGACGATCGAACCCGGCCGCTACTTCGTCGCCGACGCGGGCGTCCTCCTGACCGCGGTCAACACCGTCAAGGAGGCCCGCGACACCCTCGCGGTCGGCGTCGACGCCGGGATGACGACCCTGCTGCGGCCCGCGATGTACGACGCCTATCACCCGATTCGAAATCTGACGGCGGACATCGACGTCGACTCGAGCGACGAACCCGTCGAATCGGCCGATACCGGTCGCGAAACGGTCCCGCAGACGATCGCCGGCCCGATCTGCGAGAGCGGGGACGTTTTCTGTACGGACCGTCAACTGGTCGCAAGCGAGCGCGGGGACGTCCTCGCGATCGGCAATGCGGGAGCCTACGGCTACGAGATGGCCAGCCAGTACAACTCCCGGCCGCGACCCGCGTCGGTCGTCGTCGACGGCGACGACGTGCGACTCGCCCGGCGACGCGAGACGTTCGACGACGTAACGCGACTCGAGACGAACCGGTCCCGTCCGGCGGACGCGGACCGAGAAGCCCATAACGATGACGACCGCGACACACGATAG
- the dapF gene encoding diaminopimelate epimerase encodes MSVPFQKYHGTGNDFLIIHADEYVPDRGALAERECDRDDGVGADGVLYLALEERFQPPRVIMTLVQPDGATAPMCGNGARCAADWAMRKTGADSVMIDTQSGTLRADRTDETITIEMGTPTFDPAEVPVRADEPVFEEEIEGLEVTMVNTGVPHAVAFVDDVDEVDLETIAPPVRYGDAFPVGTNVTLASPDGAGGFDQRTYERGVEGETDSCGTGAVAIAVVARRLGRTDADPVDVHPPGGDLQVSFNDRGNATLSGPVEHEFDGEVTVRSPTEL; translated from the coding sequence ATGAGCGTTCCATTCCAGAAGTACCACGGCACCGGCAACGACTTTCTAATCATCCACGCGGACGAGTACGTCCCCGATCGGGGCGCGCTCGCCGAGCGCGAGTGCGACCGCGACGACGGCGTCGGTGCCGACGGCGTCCTCTATCTCGCCTTAGAGGAGCGGTTCCAGCCCCCGCGGGTCATCATGACGCTGGTCCAGCCAGACGGCGCGACGGCCCCGATGTGCGGCAACGGCGCGCGCTGTGCCGCCGACTGGGCCATGCGGAAGACCGGCGCCGACAGCGTCATGATCGACACGCAGTCGGGCACCCTCCGAGCGGACCGAACCGACGAGACGATCACCATCGAGATGGGCACGCCGACGTTCGATCCCGCGGAGGTCCCCGTCAGGGCCGACGAGCCCGTCTTCGAGGAGGAGATCGAGGGCCTCGAGGTGACGATGGTCAACACCGGCGTCCCCCACGCCGTCGCGTTCGTCGACGACGTCGACGAGGTAGACCTCGAGACGATCGCCCCGCCGGTCCGCTACGGCGACGCGTTCCCCGTCGGAACGAACGTCACGCTCGCCAGCCCGGACGGCGCGGGCGGCTTCGACCAGCGGACCTACGAACGCGGCGTGGAGGGCGAGACCGACTCCTGTGGCACCGGCGCGGTCGCCATCGCCGTCGTCGCGCGCCGACTCGGTCGCACTGACGCCGACCCGGTCGACGTCCACCCGCCGGGCGGTGACCTGCAGGTGAGCTTCAACGACCGCGGGAACGCGACCCTGTCCGGCCCCGTCGAACACGAGTTCGACGGCGAGGTGACCGTCCGATCGCCGACTGAACTGTGA